From a region of the Pan paniscus chromosome 19, NHGRI_mPanPan1-v2.0_pri, whole genome shotgun sequence genome:
- the RPL38 gene encoding large ribosomal subunit protein eL38 codes for MPRKIEEIKDFLLTARRKDAKSVKIKKNKDNVKFKVRCSRYLYTLVITDKEKAEKLKQSLPPGLAVKELK; via the exons ATG CCTCGGAAAATTGAGGAAATCAAGGACTTCCTGCTCACAGCCCGACGAAAGGATGCCAAAT CTGTCAAGATCAAGAAAAATAAGGACAACGTGAAGTTTAAAGTTCGATGCAGCAGATATCTTTACACCCTGGTCATCACTGAcaaagagaaggcagagaaacTGAAGCAGTCCCTGCCCCCCG GTTTGGCAGTGAAGGAACTGAAATGA